From Micromonospora rifamycinica, a single genomic window includes:
- a CDS encoding ATP-binding SpoIIE family protein phosphatase, producing MIHDVVPDAGHWYRPESGSTASAVRRAAERLGVQLGLGENRVAELAIVAAELTSNLVKHAQEGVLLLRPVRSGDAAGVELIAVDSGPGMADLTVSSRDGHSTTGTLGIGLGAITRQASWYDAWSRPGRGTVFAVQVWAKDVRVAPAWAAGLTRPITGEQVSGDGHAVRSGPGRHQVLVCDGLGHGPLANAAAEAAVAAFRSAPDGPPATVVTYLHRAMSHTRGAAVAVAELDPAAGLLRYAGLGNIAGTVLAPDGTRRGMVSLPGIAGHQRPTVREYDYPFPPGALLVMQSDGVVDRWRSDDYPGLTGRAPVVVAATLLRDAGIRRDDACVLVARAPS from the coding sequence ATGATCCACGACGTCGTGCCGGACGCGGGCCACTGGTACCGGCCGGAGAGCGGCAGCACCGCCAGTGCCGTCCGGCGCGCGGCGGAACGCCTCGGCGTTCAGCTCGGCCTGGGCGAGAACCGGGTGGCGGAGCTGGCCATCGTCGCCGCCGAGCTGACCAGCAACCTGGTGAAGCACGCCCAGGAGGGCGTCCTGCTGCTGCGTCCGGTGCGGTCCGGCGACGCGGCCGGGGTGGAGCTGATCGCGGTCGACTCCGGCCCCGGGATGGCCGACCTGACCGTCTCCTCCCGGGACGGCCACTCCACCACCGGCACCCTCGGCATCGGCCTCGGCGCCATCACCCGGCAGGCGAGCTGGTACGACGCCTGGTCCCGGCCGGGTCGCGGCACCGTCTTCGCCGTGCAGGTGTGGGCGAAGGATGTGCGGGTCGCCCCGGCCTGGGCGGCGGGGCTGACCCGGCCGATCACCGGCGAGCAGGTCAGCGGGGACGGCCACGCCGTGCGCAGCGGGCCGGGCCGGCACCAGGTGCTGGTCTGCGACGGGCTGGGACACGGGCCGTTGGCCAACGCCGCCGCCGAGGCGGCGGTCGCCGCCTTCCGGTCCGCCCCGGACGGGCCGCCCGCCACCGTGGTGACGTACCTGCACCGCGCCATGTCGCACACCCGCGGGGCCGCGGTGGCGGTGGCGGAGCTGGACCCGGCGGCGGGCCTGCTGCGCTACGCCGGCCTGGGCAACATCGCCGGGACCGTGCTGGCCCCCGACGGCACCCGGCGGGGAATGGTGTCGCTGCCCGGCATCGCCGGCCACCAACGCCCGACGGTCCGGGAGTACGACTACCCGTTCCCGCCCGGCGCGCTGCTGGTGATGCAGAGCGACGGCGTGGTGGACCGGTGGCGCTCCGACGACTACCCGGGGCTGACCGGGCGGGCGCCGGTCGTCGTCGCGGCGACCCTGCTGCGGGACGCCGGGATCCGCCGGGACGACGCCTGCGTGCTGGTCGCGAGAGCCCCGTCGTGA
- a CDS encoding anti-sigma regulatory factor has translation MTPGVDLGTQTQAIASDEDVVRVRQLVRTVAVAVKLSLVDQTKLVTAASELARNTLIYGGGGTAEVTVVEDGRRRGVRIVFADSGPGIADLGLALTDGYTTGGGLGLGLSGSRRLVDDFDIQTAPGEGTRITVTKWSR, from the coding sequence ATGACCCCGGGAGTCGACCTGGGCACGCAGACCCAGGCGATCGCCAGTGACGAGGACGTCGTCCGGGTCCGTCAGCTGGTGCGTACCGTGGCGGTGGCGGTCAAGCTCTCCCTCGTCGACCAGACGAAGCTGGTCACCGCCGCGAGTGAGCTGGCCCGGAACACCCTCATCTACGGCGGTGGCGGCACCGCCGAGGTGACCGTCGTCGAGGACGGCCGGCGGCGGGGCGTGCGGATCGTCTTCGCCGACTCCGGTCCGGGCATCGCCGACCTGGGCCTCGCCCTCACCGACGGGTACACCACCGGCGGCGGCCTCGGCCTCGGCCTCAGCGGTTCCCGTCGACTGGTCGACGACTTCGACATCCAGACCGCCCCCGGCGAGGGCACCCGGATCACCGTCACCAAGTGGTCCCGATGA
- a CDS encoding STAS domain-containing protein → MERVPILKIGDILLVSIQIDMSDQTAVTLQEDLAERIVATGCHGVIIDITALDIVDSFVGRMLSTIASISKVLDAETVVVGMRPAVAITLVELGLSLNGIRTALNVERGMELIAASRGDDDLGYDEDPEDAESGTAATSS, encoded by the coding sequence ATGGAACGGGTGCCGATCCTGAAGATCGGCGACATCCTGCTGGTCTCCATCCAGATCGACATGTCCGACCAGACGGCGGTCACCCTCCAGGAGGACCTGGCCGAGCGGATCGTGGCGACCGGCTGCCACGGCGTCATCATCGACATCACCGCGCTGGACATCGTCGACTCCTTCGTCGGCCGGATGCTCTCCACCATCGCCTCGATCTCCAAGGTGCTCGACGCCGAGACGGTGGTCGTCGGGATGCGTCCCGCGGTCGCCATCACCCTGGTCGAGCTGGGCCTGTCGCTCAACGGCATCCGCACCGCGCTGAACGTGGAGCGGGGCATGGAGCTGATCGCGGCGTCCCGTGGCGACGACGACCTCGGGTACGACGAGGACCCCGAGGACGCGGAGTCCGGGACGGCGGCGACATCGTCATGA
- a CDS encoding STAS domain-containing protein, with product MALTADGGDRLVELLTGHGERVVQRWTEIVTASLRGRLSQAELRLQVQELHASMINAGGVGLADLQSPGAGELRAVLADLSRSRARQSFTATETAVSIYALKDVLVELAETDGVELSLRDVIDFTGLVDRMGLLTFETYVQTREGLIADQAEQLLELSTPVVKIWDGVVAVPLVGTLDSARAQVVMERLLQTLVDTGSPYAIIDITGVPAVDTQVAQHILKTVVAARLMGADCIISGIRPQIAQTIVALGIEFGDIATKASLADALRHVLRLTGVETSRRHRGREA from the coding sequence ATGGCGTTGACCGCAGACGGAGGCGACCGACTCGTCGAGCTGCTGACCGGGCACGGTGAGCGGGTGGTTCAGCGGTGGACGGAGATCGTCACCGCCTCCCTGCGCGGCCGGCTCAGCCAGGCCGAGCTCCGCCTCCAGGTGCAGGAGCTGCACGCTAGCATGATCAATGCCGGCGGCGTCGGCCTGGCGGACCTCCAGTCACCCGGGGCGGGTGAGCTGCGGGCGGTGCTCGCCGACCTGTCCCGCAGCCGGGCCCGGCAGAGCTTCACCGCCACCGAGACCGCGGTCAGCATCTACGCCCTCAAGGACGTCCTGGTCGAGCTGGCCGAGACCGACGGCGTGGAACTCTCGCTGCGGGACGTCATCGACTTCACCGGCCTGGTCGACCGGATGGGGCTGCTCACCTTCGAGACCTACGTGCAGACCCGCGAGGGCCTGATCGCCGACCAGGCCGAGCAGCTCCTCGAACTCTCCACCCCGGTGGTGAAGATCTGGGACGGCGTGGTCGCCGTGCCACTGGTGGGCACCCTCGACTCGGCCCGCGCCCAGGTGGTGATGGAACGGCTGCTGCAGACCCTGGTCGACACCGGTTCGCCGTACGCCATCATCGACATCACCGGCGTGCCGGCGGTCGACACCCAGGTCGCCCAGCACATCCTCAAGACGGTGGTGGCCGCCCGGCTGATGGGCGCCGACTGCATCATCTCCGGCATCCGCCCGCAGATCGCCCAGACCATCGTCGCGCTCGGCATCGAGTTCGGCGACATCGCCACCAAGGCGAGCCTGGCCGACGCCCTGCGGCACGTGCTGCGGCTCACCGGGGTGGAGACGTCCCGCCGCCACCGCGGCCGGGAGGCGTGA
- a CDS encoding STAS domain-containing protein: MSLTVHTEQRGDVVVVSVAGELDMATAPQLQDQITDLLDKGRSRLVFDLAEVSFCDSTGLSVFVRAKNSCDEAGGVVRLAAPQRGVLRILEVSGLVEVLHTYPTVDEAVAGDPTPASS; this comes from the coding sequence ATGTCCCTGACGGTGCACACGGAACAGCGCGGCGACGTCGTCGTCGTGTCGGTCGCGGGCGAACTCGACATGGCGACCGCACCGCAGCTCCAGGACCAGATCACCGACCTGCTCGACAAGGGTCGCAGCCGGCTGGTGTTCGACCTGGCCGAGGTGTCGTTCTGCGACTCGACCGGGTTGTCGGTCTTCGTCCGGGCCAAGAACAGCTGCGACGAGGCCGGCGGCGTGGTCCGGTTGGCCGCCCCGCAGCGCGGTGTGCTGCGCATCCTCGAGGTCAGCGGCCTGGTCGAGGTGCTGCACACCTATCCGACGGTCGACGAGGCCGTCGCGGGCGACCCCACCCCCGCCTCGTCCTGA
- a CDS encoding MFS transporter yields MLLVALNLRAAVTSLGALLDEVRTGLGLSGTMAGLVTTLPTIAFAGLGALTPWLIRRWPAARVLVVAMLALTVGQVLRVVTDSAAVFVLTSALALAGIAVANILLPMLVKQHFPHRTGLVTGAYTMALTAGTTVAAAAAVPVAHAFGSWRAGLGVWAALAALAVLPWVPLALRTRAARRATTAAVPAARSRVRPARTRLGWAMAVYFGAQSLSGYAIMGWLAQLFRDAGFRAETAGLLLAGVTALGVPVALLMPTLAGRLRTLRPLVFGLTAFSAAAYLGLAFAPRDGAVLWILLLAFGQGAFPLILTTIGLRARTADGTVALSAFAQSTGYVIAALGPLLVGVLYEATGGWTAPMGFLLAALAVQTTAGMVIARPRFIEDER; encoded by the coding sequence ATGCTGCTGGTCGCGCTCAACCTGCGGGCGGCGGTGACCAGCCTGGGCGCCCTGCTCGACGAGGTACGCACCGGCCTCGGTCTCTCCGGCACGATGGCCGGACTCGTCACCACGCTGCCCACCATCGCCTTCGCCGGTCTCGGCGCGCTCACCCCGTGGCTGATCCGCCGCTGGCCGGCGGCCCGGGTGCTGGTGGTGGCGATGCTTGCCCTCACCGTCGGTCAGGTGCTCCGGGTGGTCACCGACTCGGCGGCGGTCTTCGTGCTCACCAGCGCGCTGGCCCTGGCCGGCATCGCGGTGGCGAACATCCTGCTGCCGATGCTGGTCAAGCAGCACTTCCCGCACCGGACCGGGCTGGTCACCGGGGCGTACACGATGGCCCTGACGGCGGGCACGACGGTGGCCGCGGCCGCCGCCGTGCCGGTGGCGCACGCCTTCGGGTCCTGGCGGGCCGGGCTCGGGGTGTGGGCGGCGCTGGCGGCGCTGGCCGTACTCCCGTGGGTGCCGCTGGCACTGCGGACGCGGGCCGCCCGACGGGCCACCACCGCGGCGGTCCCGGCGGCGCGCTCCCGGGTCCGACCAGCCCGCACCCGGCTCGGCTGGGCGATGGCGGTCTACTTCGGCGCGCAGTCGCTCAGCGGGTACGCCATCATGGGCTGGCTGGCCCAGCTCTTCCGGGACGCCGGCTTCCGGGCGGAGACCGCCGGACTGCTGCTCGCCGGGGTCACCGCGCTCGGCGTGCCGGTCGCCCTGCTGATGCCCACGCTGGCCGGTCGGCTGCGCACCCTGCGCCCGCTGGTGTTCGGGCTGACCGCGTTCTCCGCCGCGGCCTACCTGGGGCTGGCGTTCGCCCCCCGCGACGGGGCGGTGCTGTGGATCCTGCTACTCGCCTTCGGTCAGGGCGCGTTCCCGCTGATCCTGACCACCATCGGCCTGCGTGCCCGGACCGCCGACGGGACGGTGGCGCTGTCCGCGTTCGCGCAGAGCACCGGTTACGTGATCGCCGCGCTCGGTCCGCTGCTCGTCGGCGTGCTCTACGAGGCGACCGGTGGGTGGACGGCGCCGATGGGCTTCCTGCTCGCCGCGCTCGCGGTGCAGACGACTGCGGGCATGGTGATCGCCCGTCCCCGGTTCATCGAGGACGAGCGGTGA
- a CDS encoding FadR/GntR family transcriptional regulator translates to MDSPAVPPRGQRVQQTIEQLRSRILGGEWPVGGRIPTEPQLVTALGVGRNTVREAVRALVHAGVLECRQGSGTYVVSTDELAPVVARRLTDDRMAEVVEVRRAFEVEAARLAALRRTPEDLVALDSALAAREAAWRSGRVGEFVEADVALHTAVVAAAHNGMLAELYASVGAALRSTVAHAIGDTLRPQRYVDHGRLVAAIRDGDPGRAAIEAGAFLEPPSGA, encoded by the coding sequence GTGGATTCCCCGGCCGTGCCCCCGCGCGGTCAACGGGTGCAGCAGACCATCGAGCAGCTCCGGAGCCGGATCCTCGGCGGCGAGTGGCCGGTCGGCGGGCGGATCCCCACCGAGCCGCAGCTGGTGACGGCGCTCGGGGTGGGGCGGAACACCGTCCGCGAGGCCGTCCGGGCGCTGGTGCACGCCGGGGTCCTGGAGTGCCGGCAGGGCTCCGGGACGTACGTGGTGTCGACCGACGAGTTGGCCCCGGTGGTGGCCCGCCGGCTCACCGACGACCGGATGGCCGAGGTGGTCGAGGTCCGCCGGGCATTCGAGGTCGAGGCGGCCCGGTTGGCCGCGCTGCGGCGTACCCCGGAGGACCTGGTGGCGCTCGACAGCGCGCTCGCCGCCCGGGAGGCCGCCTGGCGGTCGGGCCGGGTCGGCGAGTTCGTGGAGGCGGACGTCGCGCTGCACACGGCGGTGGTCGCCGCCGCCCACAACGGCATGCTGGCCGAGCTGTACGCCTCGGTCGGCGCGGCCCTGCGCAGCACCGTCGCGCACGCCATCGGCGACACCCTGCGACCCCAGCGGTACGTCGACCACGGCCGGCTGGTGGCGGCGATCCGGGACGGCGATCCGGGACGGGCGGCGATCGAGGCCGGTGCTTTTCTGGAGCCCCCGTCCGGGGCATAG
- the mscL gene encoding large conductance mechanosensitive channel protein MscL → MLKGFKDFIMRGNVVDLAVGVVIGAAFTGVVTQLTKSFLEPLVRVMIVLITGNKNGLSGSTPTFRGVPFDWVAFVNAAITFALTAAALYFLVVYPMNRLAERRKRGEEPPPAAPSEEVKLLTEIRDALLAGGHATPGQRGALDDVLGRHPEPPATR, encoded by the coding sequence ATGCTCAAGGGCTTCAAAGACTTCATCATGCGCGGCAACGTCGTCGACCTGGCGGTCGGTGTCGTCATCGGCGCCGCGTTCACGGGCGTGGTCACCCAGCTGACCAAGTCGTTCCTCGAACCACTGGTCCGGGTCATGATCGTGCTGATCACCGGCAACAAGAACGGCCTCAGCGGCTCGACGCCGACGTTCCGGGGCGTCCCGTTCGACTGGGTGGCCTTCGTCAACGCGGCGATCACCTTCGCGCTGACGGCGGCGGCGCTGTACTTCCTGGTCGTCTACCCGATGAACCGGCTCGCCGAGCGGCGCAAGCGGGGCGAGGAGCCGCCGCCGGCCGCGCCGAGCGAGGAGGTCAAGCTGCTCACCGAGATCCGGGACGCGCTGCTGGCCGGCGGCCACGCCACCCCGGGGCAGCGCGGCGCGCTCGACGACGTGCTGGGCCGCCACCCGGAGCCGCCCGCCACGCGCTGA
- a CDS encoding benzoate/H(+) symporter BenE family transporter, whose product MGDRLQPVLAGVVTAVVGFASSFTVVLAGLRAVGASEAQAASGLLTVSVAAGICATWLGLRHRMPISIAWSTPGAALLVATGPVAGGWPAAVGAFLLCGLLIVAAGLFPALGRAVAAIPAPVAAAMLAGVLLPLCTAPVRALVEVPVLAAPVIVTWLVLHRFARRWAVPAALVAATVAIALTTSGVGLGVADLRPVVSPTVPTFTLPALVGLAVPLFLVTMAAQNVPGTAVLRGYGYRPPLAPALRATGLASTLGAATGGHAVNLAAITAALAAGPDAHPDPDRRWIASVTAGVGLALLGLGAGAATTLVLLSPPVLIEAVAGLALLGALAGALSSALSTAPPPDPVPPAAPAPAPAASSGGPDPRSREAAVVTFVVTASGVSLLGVGGAFWGLLAGWLMLLLFRPRRPAP is encoded by the coding sequence GTGGGGGATCGGCTGCAACCGGTGCTGGCCGGGGTGGTGACCGCCGTGGTCGGCTTCGCCAGCTCATTCACCGTGGTGCTGGCCGGGCTGCGGGCGGTCGGCGCCAGCGAGGCGCAGGCCGCCTCCGGGCTGCTCACGGTGAGCGTCGCCGCCGGCATCTGCGCGACCTGGCTCGGGTTACGGCACCGGATGCCGATCTCCATCGCCTGGTCCACGCCGGGGGCTGCGCTGCTGGTCGCCACCGGGCCGGTCGCCGGCGGTTGGCCGGCAGCGGTGGGGGCCTTCCTGCTGTGCGGGCTGCTCATCGTCGCCGCCGGCCTCTTCCCCGCCCTGGGTCGGGCGGTGGCCGCCATCCCCGCCCCGGTGGCGGCGGCGATGCTGGCCGGGGTGCTGCTGCCGCTGTGCACCGCACCGGTACGCGCGCTGGTCGAGGTGCCGGTGCTGGCCGCGCCGGTGATCGTCACCTGGCTGGTGCTGCACCGGTTCGCCCGCCGCTGGGCGGTGCCGGCCGCGCTGGTGGCGGCCACGGTGGCGATCGCGCTGACCACCTCGGGGGTGGGGCTGGGCGTCGCCGACCTGCGCCCGGTGGTGTCGCCGACCGTGCCGACGTTCACCCTGCCCGCGCTGGTCGGCCTGGCGGTGCCGCTGTTCCTGGTCACCATGGCCGCGCAGAACGTGCCCGGCACGGCGGTGCTGCGCGGCTACGGTTACCGGCCGCCGCTCGCCCCCGCACTGCGCGCCACCGGGCTGGCCAGTACGCTCGGCGCCGCCACCGGCGGGCACGCGGTCAACCTCGCCGCGATCACCGCCGCCCTCGCCGCCGGCCCGGACGCCCACCCCGATCCGGACCGGCGCTGGATCGCCTCGGTGACGGCCGGCGTCGGTCTGGCGCTGCTCGGGCTCGGGGCCGGCGCGGCGACCACCCTGGTGCTGCTCTCCCCGCCGGTGCTCATCGAGGCGGTCGCCGGGCTCGCGCTGCTCGGCGCGTTGGCCGGCGCCCTCTCCTCGGCCCTCTCCACCGCCCCGCCGCCCGATCCCGTCCCGCCGGCCGCTCCTGCCCCGGCCCCCGCGGCCTCGTCGGGTGGTCCCGATCCGCGGAGCCGGGAGGCCGCGGTGGTCACCTTCGTGGTCACCGCCTCGGGGGTGAGCCTGCTCGGCGTGGGCGGAGCGTTCTGGGGACTGCTCGCCGGCTGGCTGATGCTGCTGCTCTTCCGCCCCCGCCGGCCCGCCCCCTGA
- a CDS encoding helix-turn-helix domain-containing protein produces MTRPRPARRPALDADADTGAVGRRLRALRTERGVSLSALARTAGVGKATLSALENGTRNPTLETLYAITAQLGVPLAAVLAGPADAPTVQGATVVATLLESFTDTDASYELYRLRVRPGGEQVSPAHRPGVTEHVTVFAGVLRAGPVDAPLTAAAGGHLRWTSDVPHGYAALGDEEVAASLLVRYPRS; encoded by the coding sequence ATGACCCGGCCCCGCCCAGCCCGCCGTCCCGCGCTCGACGCCGACGCCGACACCGGGGCGGTCGGCCGGCGGCTCCGCGCACTGCGTACCGAGCGTGGGGTCTCGCTCTCCGCGCTGGCCCGTACCGCCGGGGTCGGGAAGGCCACCCTCTCGGCGCTGGAGAACGGCACCCGCAACCCGACCCTGGAGACGCTCTACGCGATCACCGCCCAGCTCGGCGTGCCGTTGGCGGCCGTGCTCGCCGGGCCGGCCGACGCCCCGACCGTCCAGGGCGCCACCGTCGTCGCCACCCTGCTCGAGTCGTTCACCGACACCGATGCCAGCTACGAGCTGTACCGGCTGCGGGTCCGCCCCGGCGGTGAGCAGGTCTCCCCCGCCCACCGGCCCGGCGTCACCGAACACGTCACCGTCTTCGCCGGGGTGCTGCGCGCCGGCCCGGTCGACGCCCCGCTGACCGCCGCCGCCGGTGGCCACCTGCGCTGGACATCCGACGTCCCGCACGGCTACGCCGCCCTCGGCGACGAGGAGGTGGCCGCCAGCCTGCTGGTGCGCTACCCCCGGAGCTGA
- a CDS encoding helix-turn-helix domain-containing protein: MIPVSMVGRVGELAELDRAWSTVAGKGRPSPAVTVITGAAGVGKSLLVAAAVEGLHPRPAVVLAGTARVHDPAPYDWLAAVLSGRDVGALDLPSDALAWLAQQPTAPRERYAPGTLLRLAVRTVRLLVGAGPAVLVVEDLHDLDPASLNLVVELATAPRLPALLVVASRPPADAVAPELTRRVLARLCGVRGAVRQHLGPLDVAEVAEILTQVYGGGPPPAGVCAAVRQRTGGNPYALTELLAEHAGQGLAALVREPSPEHPRLPAPRGGLPDVELTGREVDVLDCLVAGMSNKQVARALGISVRTVTVHVSNLLRKTGSASRTEAALWAVQHRVPDAGQLRG; the protein is encoded by the coding sequence ATGATCCCGGTGTCGATGGTGGGTCGCGTCGGAGAGCTGGCGGAGCTCGACCGGGCGTGGTCCACCGTGGCCGGAAAGGGTCGGCCGTCACCCGCCGTCACGGTGATCACCGGAGCCGCCGGGGTGGGCAAGAGTCTGCTGGTCGCGGCGGCTGTCGAAGGACTACACCCCCGACCCGCGGTGGTCCTCGCCGGCACGGCGCGGGTGCACGATCCGGCCCCCTACGACTGGCTGGCGGCGGTGCTCAGCGGCCGTGACGTCGGCGCGCTCGACCTGCCGTCCGACGCGCTGGCCTGGCTGGCCCAGCAGCCGACCGCGCCGCGCGAGCGGTACGCCCCCGGCACGCTGCTCCGGCTCGCGGTGCGTACCGTCCGGCTGCTGGTGGGGGCCGGTCCGGCCGTGCTGGTGGTGGAGGACCTGCACGACCTCGACCCGGCCAGCCTCAACCTGGTCGTCGAGCTGGCCACCGCGCCGCGGCTGCCGGCGCTGCTGGTGGTGGCGAGCCGGCCGCCGGCCGACGCGGTGGCCCCGGAGCTCACCCGCCGCGTCCTGGCCCGGCTGTGCGGGGTACGCGGCGCGGTGCGCCAGCACCTCGGCCCGCTCGACGTCGCCGAGGTGGCCGAGATCCTCACCCAGGTGTACGGCGGCGGCCCGCCCCCGGCCGGGGTGTGCGCCGCCGTCCGGCAACGCACCGGCGGCAACCCGTACGCGCTCACCGAGTTGCTGGCCGAGCACGCGGGGCAGGGCCTGGCGGCGCTGGTCCGGGAGCCGTCGCCGGAGCACCCGCGGCTGCCGGCCCCCCGGGGCGGGCTGCCCGACGTCGAGCTGACCGGCCGGGAGGTGGACGTGCTGGACTGCCTGGTCGCCGGGATGTCCAACAAGCAGGTCGCGCGGGCGTTGGGCATCTCGGTCCGGACGGTGACCGTGCACGTGTCGAACCTGCTGCGCAAGACCGGCTCGGCGTCGCGGACCGAGGCGGCGCTCTGGGCGGTGCAGCACCGGGTGCCCGACGCGGGTCAGCTCCGGGGGTAG
- a CDS encoding PP2C family protein-serine/threonine phosphatase produces the protein MTLILRSAIINDVGLVRTNNEDSALAGERLVAVADGMGGLPAGEVASEIVIRILDELVPPTGTDEAAEALRAVVSTANRRIRAAISADPAREGMGTTLTAALLAGDTLVLAQVGDSRCYLLRDGELTQLTRDDTFVQALVDQGALSPDQARHHPQRSLVTRAVQGADAPPAIGVLTVFSGDRVLLCSDGLSDYVADAAIHGALVSYPDRQHCGEQLVKLAHQAGAPDNVTVVVSDVTGS, from the coding sequence ATGACGCTGATCCTCCGCTCGGCCATCATCAACGACGTCGGCCTGGTCCGCACCAACAACGAGGACTCCGCCCTCGCCGGTGAACGCCTGGTCGCGGTGGCGGACGGCATGGGCGGGCTCCCCGCCGGCGAGGTGGCCAGCGAGATCGTCATCCGCATCCTGGACGAGCTGGTCCCGCCCACCGGCACCGACGAGGCCGCCGAGGCGTTGCGGGCCGTGGTCTCCACCGCCAACCGCCGCATCCGCGCCGCCATCTCCGCCGACCCGGCCCGCGAGGGCATGGGTACGACGCTGACCGCCGCCCTGCTCGCCGGGGACACCCTGGTCCTCGCCCAGGTCGGCGACTCCCGCTGCTATCTGCTGCGCGACGGCGAGCTGACCCAGCTCACCCGGGACGACACCTTCGTCCAGGCGCTGGTCGACCAGGGTGCGCTCTCCCCCGACCAGGCCCGCCACCACCCGCAGCGCTCCCTGGTGACCCGGGCCGTGCAGGGCGCGGACGCGCCCCCCGCGATCGGCGTGCTGACCGTGTTCTCCGGGGACCGGGTGCTGCTGTGCAGCGACGGGCTCTCCGACTACGTGGCCGACGCGGCGATCCACGGTGCGCTGGTCAGCTACCCGGACCGGCAGCACTGCGGCGAGCAGCTGGTGAAGCTGGCCCACCAGGCCGGCGCACCGGACAACGTCACCGTGGTGGTCTCCGACGTGACCGGGAGCTGA